A window of Nonomuraea angiospora genomic DNA:
CTTCTCCAGGGGCTCCGAGATGGCCCACTGGTTGTTCTGGCAGAAGAACACGATCGGGGCGTTGAACACGCTGGCCCAGATGAACGACTCGTTCACGTCGCCCTGCGAGGTGGCGCCGTCGCCGAAGTAGACGATCGTGGCGGCGCTCGCGTCGTCGCGCTGGATGCCCATCGCGTAGCCGACCGCGTGGAGGGTCTGGCTGCCGATCACGATCGTGTACAGGTGGAAGTTGTGCTCCTGGGGGTCCCAGCCGCCGTGGTTCACGCCTCTGAACAGGCCGAGCAGCTTGACCGGATCGACGTCGCGGCACCACGCCACGCCGTGCTCGCGGTAGGTGGGGAAGGCCATGTCGGAGTCGGTCAAGGCGCGGCCCGAGCCTATCTGGGCCGCCTCCTGGCCCAGCAGCGAGGCCCAGATGCCCAGCTCGCCCTGGCGTTGCAGCACCACGGCCTCCAGGTCGATGCGCCGTACGAGGACCAGGTCGCGGTAGAGCGACCGGACCTCCTCATCCGTCAGGTCGATGTCGTAGTCGGGGTGCTCAACCCGCTCGCCCTCGGGGGTGAGCAACTGGACGAGCTCCGGAGGTGCGTCAGAGGCACCACGAGAGGCGTCGACTGTCACGAGGCCTCCTTCGTCGGCCTCGTGACAGAGGTGCTGTGTCCATTGATGACCTCGACAAGCTCGGTCATGAGCCACTCCTGTGCGGTCGTCAGGGCAGGTCCTCGATGGGGTTGCCACCTTGGGCCCGCCTTCCAAGCGATGAACCATCTGGTGGTGGTTCGTACGCGTTTGGGGACATCGTGGCAGACGTCACAGCCCTGCGCGCAAGCCCCATGCCCTCCCCGTTCCCGTTGTGTCGGCAGCCACACGCGCCGGTAGGCTGTGCTTCCCAGTCACCCACCGCATCCAGGAGGAACGCAGTGGCCCGCGTCATCGTGGACGTCATGTTGAAGCCCGAGATCCTCGACCCGCAGGGCCAGGCGATCGCCAGGGCGCTGCCCAGGCTCGGCTTCTCCGGCGTTTCGGCCGTGCGGCAGGGCAAGCGCTTCGAGGTCGAGCTCGACGGCCCGGCCGACGAGGCGGCGCTCGAGGAGGTCCGCAAGATGGCCGAGACCCTGCTCGCCAACACGGTGATCGAGGACTACAGCGTCCGGGTTGAGGATTAGGGGAGATTTGCCGCCCGGATTCCCCCCTGGCCGGTTAAAGCGGGGTTCGGAGGCGGCACAATGCCACGGGCATGCCAACAGTAAATAACAACAACGTGATTTTGCGGTTAGCCCCGTTTTCACAGGGAAACCTACTCCAGGTGACGTTCTGGCGCCCGGAGGAGTCCGGTGGATATTGAGTTCTCGTTGGCACTGCCTCGGGATGCGATCGGCATACCGATGGTCAGGCGAGTGCTGGGCGATGCCATGCGTTCACTCAACGTGAGTGAGACGTGCATCGCCGACATGCTCCTCGCCGTCTCCGAGGCATGCTCCAACGCGGTGCGGCACGGGGGGCCCGCCAACCGCTACGAAGTGAGCGCGGCGATCGGCTATGGCCGCTGCGACGTGCGCGTCGCGGACAGCGGCGACGGGCTGCCGACGATGCCGCCGCACTTCCCTCCACCCGACACGGAGAACGGCCGCGGCCTGCTGATCATGCGCTCCGTGGTGGACGAGATCTCCTTCGGCATCACACCCGGCCGTGGCACCACGGTCCACCTGCGCAAGCACCTCGCCTGGGACGACTCGGCCGACGCCCGTCCCCGCGAGCTGGCAGCAGTCTGACCTGCGCCTTCGCCCGACGCACGAGCCGATGTGGACCACCCGGCAGCACCCGATAATCTGAAGACACCGCCGCAGACCACCGTCCACCCGAAGAGACGGTGGCGCGTGCGCGCGCATTCCTCGGAGGGGACGACTGTCATGAGCGCTGCCCGTGTGGGCGTAGTCACGTTTCCAGGAACTCTCGACGACCAGGACGCCGCCAGGGCCGTACGCCTCGTGGGCGCGGAGGCGGTGCCGCTGTGGCACGCCGACCACGACCTGAAGGGGGTCGACGCCGTCTTCCTGCCCGGCGGCTTCTCCTACGGCGACTACCTGCGCTGCGGGGCCATCTCCCGGTTCGCGCCGCTGATGGACGAGCTCATCCCGGCCGCCAGGGCGGGGCTGCCCGTGATCGGCACCTGCAACGGGTTCCAGATCCTCTGCGAGGCCCACCTGCTGCCCGGGGCGCTGACCCGCAACGCCTCGCTCCACTACGTCTGCCGTGACCAGCGGGTCCGGATCGAGCAGACGGCCACCCCCTGGACCAGTTCCTTCGAGCCCGGCCAGGAGATCGTGCTGCCCGTCAAGCACGGCGAGGGCCGCTACGTGGCCTCGGAGGACACCCTGGCGGCGCTGGAGTCGGGCGGCCACGTGGTCGTGCGCTACGTCGGCGGCAACCCCAACGGCTCGCTCAACGACATCGCGGGCATCCGTAACGAGGCGGGCAACGTGGTCGGCCTCATGCCGCACCCCGAGCACGCGGTCGAGGACCTGGTCGGCGCGCCGAGCACCGACGGCCTCGGGTTCTTCACCTCCGTCCTCAAGAAGCTGGTGAACGCATGACTGACAGTGTGAAGCGGGCTGGCGAGACGCCCGACGAGCCGATGCCCTTCGCCGAGCTGGGGATGAAGCAGGACGAGTACGACCGGGTCAAGGACATCCTGGGTCGCCGTCCCACCGGCTCCGAGCTGGCCATCTACAGCGTCATGTGGTCCGAGCACTGCTCGTACAAGTCGTCCAAGGTGCATCTCAAGCAGTTCGCCACCAAGGCGCCCAAGTCCGAGGCGCTGCTCGTGGGCATGGGCGAGAACGCGGGCGTGGTGGAGATCGGCGACGGCTGGGCGGCCACGTTCAAGATCGAGTCGCACAACCACCCGTCCTACGTCGAGCCGCACCAGGGCGCGGCCACCGGCGTCGGCGGGATCGTCCGCGACATCATGTCCATGGGCGCGCGCCCGATCGCGGTGATGGACGCGCTGCGCTTCGGCGGCGCGGACGCCGTGGACACCCGCCGGGTCCTGCCCGGCGTGGTCGAGGGCATCAGCCACTACGGAAACTGCCTGGGCCTGCCCAACATCGGCGGCGAGGTCGTCTTCGACCCCTGCTACATCGGCAACCCGCTGGTCAACGCCCTGTGCGTGGGCCTGCTCCGCAAGGACCAGATCAAGCTGGCCACCGCGCCCGGCCCCGGCAACAAGGTCGTGCTGTTCGGCGCGTCCACCGGCCCCGACGGCATCGGCGGCGCCTCCGTGCTGGCGTCGGCGACCTTCGAGGACGAGTCGCACGCCAAGCGGCCCGCCGTGCAGGTGGGCGACCCGTTCATGGAGAAGCTGCTCATCGAGTGCTGCCTGGAGCTGTACGCGGCCGACGTGGTCGTCGGCATCCAGGACCTCGGCGCGGCCGGGGTGTCGTGCGCGACGACCGAGCTGGCCGCCAAGGGCACCGGTGGCATGCACGTCGACCTCAACCTCGTCCCGCTCCGCGACCCCTCGCTCAGGCCCGAGGAGATCCTCATGAGCGAGTCGCAGGAGCGGATGATGGCCGTGGTCCGGCCCGACGACATCGCGGCGTTCATGGCTATCTGCGACAGGTGGGACGTCCCCGCCACGGTCATCGGCGAGGTCACCGACACCGGCCGCCTGGTCATGACCTGGGACGGCGAGGTCATCGTGGACATCCCGCCGGGCACGGCGGCCGACGACGGGCCCGTCTACGAGCGCCCCTACCACGAGCCGTCCGGGCAGGCCGCGCTCAACGCCGACACGCCCGACCGGCTGGAGCGGCCCGCTGACCTGCGGGCCACGCTGTTCCAGCTCCTCGGCTCGCCCAACCTGGCCTCCAAGGAGTGGGTGACCTCCCAGTACGACCGCTACGTCCGCTCCAACACCGTGCTGGCCCAGCCGGCGGACGCGGGCATGCTGCGGATCTCTGAGGTCATCGCCGGCGCGGAGCCGACGACCAGGGGCATCGCGCTGTCCACCGACGGCAACGGCCGCTACGCCAAGCTCGACCCGTACGCGGGGGCGCAGCTGGCGCTGGCCGAGGCGTACCGGAACGTGGCCGTGACCGGTGCCAAGCCGCTGGCCGTGACCAACTGCCTCAACTTCGGCTCGCCCGAGGACCCCGAGGTCATGTGGCAGTTCGCCGAGGCCGTGCGCGGCCTGGCCGACGCGTGCCGCACCCTGGGCGTGCCGGTGACCGGCGGAAACGTCTCCTTCTACAACCAGACGGGCTCGACGGCCATCCACCCCACGCCGGTCGTGGGCGTGCTCGGCGTCATCGACGACGTGGCCAAGCGGGTGCCGTCCGGGTTCACCGCCGAAGGGCTGAAGGTCGTGCTGCTCGGCGACACGCACGAGGAGTTCGGCGGCTCGGAGTGGGCGCACGTCGCGCACCACCACCTGGGGGGGCTGCCGCCCCGGGCCGACCTGCACGCCGAGCAGGCGCTGGCGACCGTGCTGGTGGAGGCCGCCAAGAGGGGGCTGCTGGAGGGCTCGCACGACCTGTCGGACGGCGGGCTGGCCATCGCGCTGGCGGAGTCGTGCCTGGCGCGGGGCGTCGGGGCCTCGGTGGCGCTGAGCGGCGACGCCTTCACCGACCTGTTCAGCGAGTCGGCCGCGCGGGCGCTGGTCACGGTGCGGCCGGAGGCCTACGCGGAGTTCGCGTCGCTGTGCGGGCGGCACGAGGTGCCCTGCTACGGGCTCGGCACGACCGGGGGCGCTTCGCTGGTGGTCGAGGGCGAGTTCGAGGTGGCGGTCGAGGAGCTGCGGGAGACGCACTCGGCGGCGCTGCCCGCGCTGTTCGGCTGACGGTCTTCCGGAGGGCCGGTACGGGTTGCCCGTACCGGCCCTCTTTCGCGTGTTACGCCTTCTTCTGGCCCAGGCAGACGACGTAGACGGTGCCGCTGACGCTGGTGCCGTGGTTGCCGCTGCTGGTGGTCTTCTCCTCGGTGGTGGTGGAGGAGTAGGTGTTGTAGCCGTTGTCGTCCTTGGCCACGCTCACCGTCCATCCGGTGCCGCCGCCGCTGGGCGCGCTGCTCATGACGATGGCGTTCTTGAGGGCGGTGAACGAGAAGCCGCCGCCGGTCGCCATGCCGCCCTTGTCGCAGGAGGCCGTGGCGGAGCCGGTCGAGGTCAGGGACGCGGTCTTGGTGTAGGAGGTGTAGCTCGCGCCGTCGCCGGGCTCGCCCTTCGGCCCCTGCGGGCCCGCCGGACCCTGGGGGCCCCGCGGGCCCTGCTCGCCCTTCTCACCCTGCTTGCCGGGGAGGCCGTCCTTGCCGTCCTTGCCGTCCTTACCGGGGAGACCGTCCTTGCCGGGCAGGCCGTCCTTGCCGTCCTTGCCAGGCAGGCCGTTCTTGCCGTCCTGACCGTCCTGGCCGTTCTTGCCGGGCTGGCCGTCCTTGCCGTCCTCACCGTCCTTGCCGGGGAGGCCGTCCTTGCCGTCGGCGCCCTTCGGCCCCTGGGGGCCGGTGTCGCCCTTGAGGCCCTGCGGGCCCTTCGGGCCGATGTCGCCCTTCGGGCCCTGGGGGCCGGCCGGGCCGGTCTCGCCCTTCGCGCCCTGTGCCCCCTGCTGGCCCTGCTGGCCCTGCTGGCCCTGCTGGACGGTCGTCTGCGAGGCGCCGCCGATCAGGATCCGCTCCTCCGTCTTCCGGCACTTCGTGGTGGGGTTGACGATGCGGGCGTACCGCGTCTTCTTGTGCACGCAGGCGTGCACCTCGCCGGCGGCCGACGATGCGGTGGCGACGCCACCGACGGTGAGGAGCGAGGCGGCCAGCGCCCCCACGGCGGCGAGGGTGAGCGTGCGCCCACCGCGAATCTTGTTAGCCACGGCTGTCCTTCCGAACAAGTGATGCTCATGTTGTCCATGAGATTCACGTTTCAACCGTTCCAATAGGTGACAAGAACTACATAACGTATCCATTACGAAACGGAGGGTTACTGACCAGATTGACAGGATTTGGCGACACCGGTGAGTAAAACGACGCATTGGCGGCCTCGATCTCCGGTGGATAATCGGGTCTGTGTCAACCCCCTACCTGCCTCCCGCCACCCAGCCCGTGCGCGGTGTGGTCTGGGGCATCCACCTGGTGCTGCCCCTGCTGGGGCTCTGGGTGCTGCTGGCCCAGCCCGAGTTCAACGTCATGTGGCACCACAACCTCAGCCACTTCTGGATGATCATCACGGTGGCCGGGATCAACGTGGTCCTCGGAGTGATGATCAGCGAGGCGTCGCGGCGCCGCCAGGACGCCCGGCTGTTCCTCGTGTCCATGGTCTTCCTGAGCAGCGCCGGCTTCTTCTTCATGCACGGCCTGGCCACGCCGCAGATCATCCTGCCGATCGGCTCGCTGGGCTTCGACGTGGGCCAGCAGGTGGGGCTCTCCGTCGCGGCGGCGTTCGCGTTCGCCTCGGCGCTGCCGCTGGGCGACGCGGCGGCCAGGAAGGTGCTGGACGCCCAGCACGTCATCCGCGCGGTGCTGTTCGGCTTCATGCTCGTCTGGGGCATCGCGTCGCTGGTCCCGGGGCTGACGCGGCTCAGCGAGCCGCCGCCGGCGTCGCCGGTCGACTGGCTGGCCTGGCTGTCCATCCCCGGCGTCCTGCTGTACGGCGCGGCGAGCGTGATGATGTTCCTGCTGCACCGCAAGCGCCCGTCGGCCATGCTGATCAGCCTGATCACGGCGTACGCGCTGCTGGCCGAGGCCATGGTCGCCGGGATGTCGCAGCTCAACTGGCATCTGTCCTGGTGGGAGTGGCACCTGTTGCTCACGCTGGCCTTCGTCTTCGTGGCCTACAGCGCCTACCTGCAGTTCAGGCGGGAGGGGTCGAGCGCGGGCCTGTTCGACTCGGTGACGCTGGCCGCGACCGTGCGGCGCATCCAGCAGGACTACGACAAGGCCCTTGAGGAGCTGGTCGAGCACGTACGGCGGGGCGAGCCGCTGGCCGCGGCCCGGCTGTCGGGCAAGTTCCGGCTGAACGAGAGCCAGGTCGCGGTGCTCGACCGGGCGGGCGAGGCGCTGGCCAGCGAGCGCGAGCTGTCGGGGCGGCTGGCCGCCCTGGTGTCCGTGAGCGCCCAGACCCGGGTGGGCCTGCCCGAGGACCAGCTCCTGGCCACGGCCCTGGACCGGGTGCGGCAGGCGTACGGCGACGTGAAGATCGGCCTGGTCGCGGAGGGCAAGGCGGAGATCGGCTCGCGCGAGTACGACTTCGCCGGCGACCAGCCCGTCAAGCGCGACAACCTGCTGGCCTTCCCCCTGACGGTCAAGGGCCACCTGGCGGGCGTGCTGGAGGTGCCCGTCGGGCGCACCCAGCAGGACGAGGCGCTGGCCGCCACGCTGGCCGGGCAGCTGTCGATCTCCTTGGAGAACGCCCGCCTCTACCGGGAGCTCGACACGCTCTTCAGGCAGTACATGTCGCCCGACGTGGCCAACGCCCTGCTGGCCGACCCGGCGCAGGCCGCGCTGGGCGGCGAGCTGAAGGAGCTGACCGCGCTCTTCGCCGACCTCAAGGGCTTCACGACGTTCTCCGAGAAGGTCACGCCGGGCGAGATCGTCGAGATGCTCAACCGCTACCACACGGCCGCCGTCCCCTGCATCCTCAGCAACGGCGGCACGATCGTGCAGTTCGTCGGCGACGCGCTGCTGGCCCTGTTCAACGCGCCCGCCGCCCAGGCGGGCCACGCGCGGGCCGCCTGCAAGGCCGCGCTGGAGATGCAGCGGGCCGCCGCCGAGGTGGCCGAGGAGATGGCGTGGAAGCGGGTGGACGACGTCCCGTGGCCGACGTTCCGGGTGGGCGTCAACACCGGTCCCGCGCTGGTCGGCAACATCGGCAGCCCGGAGCTGCGCGGCTTCAACGCAATGGGCGACTGCGTGAACGTGGCCGCCCGGCTGGAGGGCATCGCCGAGCCGGGCACGGTCGTCATCGGGGAGACGACGCTCAGGCAACTGGGACGTGGCGCGTCGGTGAACCCTCTCGGCCCGCTCAGCCTCAAGGGCAAGGAAGAGCCCGTCAACGCGTACGTTCTGACTGATTTGCAATAGAAGGGTGAC
This region includes:
- the pdhA gene encoding pyruvate dehydrogenase (acetyl-transferring) E1 component subunit alpha, which codes for MTVDASRGASDAPPELVQLLTPEGERVEHPDYDIDLTDEEVRSLYRDLVLVRRIDLEAVVLQRQGELGIWASLLGQEAAQIGSGRALTDSDMAFPTYREHGVAWCRDVDPVKLLGLFRGVNHGGWDPQEHNFHLYTIVIGSQTLHAVGYAMGIQRDDASAATIVYFGDGATSQGDVNESFIWASVFNAPIVFFCQNNQWAISEPLEKQSRIPLYRRASGFGFPGVRVDGNDVFACLAVTRKALEAARTGQGPTLIEAFTYRMGAHTTTDDPTRYRVASELEAWKLKDPIERVRSYLFKNEHADPSFFDSVDAEADQLGADLRRRCLAMPDPQPLDIFDHVYREPHALMDQERAQYAAYLEGFAK
- the purS gene encoding phosphoribosylformylglycinamidine synthase subunit PurS, whose translation is MARVIVDVMLKPEILDPQGQAIARALPRLGFSGVSAVRQGKRFEVELDGPADEAALEEVRKMAETLLANTVIEDYSVRVED
- a CDS encoding ATP-binding protein; the encoded protein is MVRRVLGDAMRSLNVSETCIADMLLAVSEACSNAVRHGGPANRYEVSAAIGYGRCDVRVADSGDGLPTMPPHFPPPDTENGRGLLIMRSVVDEISFGITPGRGTTVHLRKHLAWDDSADARPRELAAV
- the purQ gene encoding phosphoribosylformylglycinamidine synthase subunit PurQ, with the translated sequence MSAARVGVVTFPGTLDDQDAARAVRLVGAEAVPLWHADHDLKGVDAVFLPGGFSYGDYLRCGAISRFAPLMDELIPAARAGLPVIGTCNGFQILCEAHLLPGALTRNASLHYVCRDQRVRIEQTATPWTSSFEPGQEIVLPVKHGEGRYVASEDTLAALESGGHVVVRYVGGNPNGSLNDIAGIRNEAGNVVGLMPHPEHAVEDLVGAPSTDGLGFFTSVLKKLVNA
- the purL gene encoding phosphoribosylformylglycinamidine synthase subunit PurL, which gives rise to MTDSVKRAGETPDEPMPFAELGMKQDEYDRVKDILGRRPTGSELAIYSVMWSEHCSYKSSKVHLKQFATKAPKSEALLVGMGENAGVVEIGDGWAATFKIESHNHPSYVEPHQGAATGVGGIVRDIMSMGARPIAVMDALRFGGADAVDTRRVLPGVVEGISHYGNCLGLPNIGGEVVFDPCYIGNPLVNALCVGLLRKDQIKLATAPGPGNKVVLFGASTGPDGIGGASVLASATFEDESHAKRPAVQVGDPFMEKLLIECCLELYAADVVVGIQDLGAAGVSCATTELAAKGTGGMHVDLNLVPLRDPSLRPEEILMSESQERMMAVVRPDDIAAFMAICDRWDVPATVIGEVTDTGRLVMTWDGEVIVDIPPGTAADDGPVYERPYHEPSGQAALNADTPDRLERPADLRATLFQLLGSPNLASKEWVTSQYDRYVRSNTVLAQPADAGMLRISEVIAGAEPTTRGIALSTDGNGRYAKLDPYAGAQLALAEAYRNVAVTGAKPLAVTNCLNFGSPEDPEVMWQFAEAVRGLADACRTLGVPVTGGNVSFYNQTGSTAIHPTPVVGVLGVIDDVAKRVPSGFTAEGLKVVLLGDTHEEFGGSEWAHVAHHHLGGLPPRADLHAEQALATVLVEAAKRGLLEGSHDLSDGGLAIALAESCLARGVGASVALSGDAFTDLFSESAARALVTVRPEAYAEFASLCGRHEVPCYGLGTTGGASLVVEGEFEVAVEELRETHSAALPALFG
- a CDS encoding collagen-like protein, whose translation is MANKIRGGRTLTLAAVGALAASLLTVGGVATASSAAGEVHACVHKKTRYARIVNPTTKCRKTEERILIGGASQTTVQQGQQGQQGQQGAQGAKGETGPAGPQGPKGDIGPKGPQGLKGDTGPQGPKGADGKDGLPGKDGEDGKDGQPGKNGQDGQDGKNGLPGKDGKDGLPGKDGLPGKDGKDGKDGLPGKQGEKGEQGPRGPQGPAGPQGPKGEPGDGASYTSYTKTASLTSTGSATASCDKGGMATGGGFSFTALKNAIVMSSAPSGGGTGWTVSVAKDDNGYNTYSSTTTEEKTTSSGNHGTSVSGTVYVVCLGQKKA
- a CDS encoding adenylate/guanylate cyclase domain-containing protein, with product MSTPYLPPATQPVRGVVWGIHLVLPLLGLWVLLAQPEFNVMWHHNLSHFWMIITVAGINVVLGVMISEASRRRQDARLFLVSMVFLSSAGFFFMHGLATPQIILPIGSLGFDVGQQVGLSVAAAFAFASALPLGDAAARKVLDAQHVIRAVLFGFMLVWGIASLVPGLTRLSEPPPASPVDWLAWLSIPGVLLYGAASVMMFLLHRKRPSAMLISLITAYALLAEAMVAGMSQLNWHLSWWEWHLLLTLAFVFVAYSAYLQFRREGSSAGLFDSVTLAATVRRIQQDYDKALEELVEHVRRGEPLAAARLSGKFRLNESQVAVLDRAGEALASERELSGRLAALVSVSAQTRVGLPEDQLLATALDRVRQAYGDVKIGLVAEGKAEIGSREYDFAGDQPVKRDNLLAFPLTVKGHLAGVLEVPVGRTQQDEALAATLAGQLSISLENARLYRELDTLFRQYMSPDVANALLADPAQAALGGELKELTALFADLKGFTTFSEKVTPGEIVEMLNRYHTAAVPCILSNGGTIVQFVGDALLALFNAPAAQAGHARAACKAALEMQRAAAEVAEEMAWKRVDDVPWPTFRVGVNTGPALVGNIGSPELRGFNAMGDCVNVAARLEGIAEPGTVVIGETTLRQLGRGASVNPLGPLSLKGKEEPVNAYVLTDLQ